A genomic region of Arachis hypogaea cultivar Tifrunner chromosome 5, arahy.Tifrunner.gnm2.J5K5, whole genome shotgun sequence contains the following coding sequences:
- the LOC112801104 gene encoding uncharacterized protein isoform X1, with product MSSIINLEEVPVTPMKRDPAWKHVQMFKNGKKEQLKCIYCKKLFNGGGIYRVKEHLACRKGNGSICSLVPKDVTFHMQQSLEDSGTKKIKKGKKQKQQKQQKKQKKQKIEEEIMPLVSNQVDENDEVVDAHVGEGMSKNAATKKRKKQKAEEEETMVSNQVFENHELVVAGEGMSINVVDAHVGEGMSKNAATKKRKKQKAEEEETMVSNQVFENHELVVAGEGMSINVEMTKNSTPMHSTDIDADSEAVLAVEKNALGPKGFDNDIKTAIGQFLYYVGAPFDAVNSVYFKQMVEAISSRGSGFECPSQHELRGWVLKYSVEEMKNDVERCRLKWGRTGCSILVDQLTTEAGRVLLNFFACFPDGIICLKTFDSTEIFVPAKCYELIRQVVEEIGVGHVLQVITPGEELYAVAGKWLTDTFPTLFWSPSAAYCIDLIFEDFGNIEWISIVIEQARSITRFVYNCSAVLSMVRRYTLGTDIVDPAFSHLSTNFSTIKRFVDLKHKLQTMITSQEWMDCPYSKKAEGLEMLDILSDKVFWSSCQMIVRLTAPLLGVLRIATSELKPAMGYIYAGIYRAKEAIKKALVKREDYMVYWNIIHNRWERLWNHPLHAAGFYLNPKFFYSIHGDMQSQILSRLFDCIERLVPDTRIQDKIVKEITLYKTAAGDFGRKMAIRARNNLLPTEWWSTYGGGCPNLSRLSIRILSQTCSLPMYKRNQMSFEQKVNSGNFIVSQHISDLAFVQHNLQLRQMLTSKEQNLSDPLSFNSIGMVEEWIRPNDLLFEENGSSYWMVLDPSVNSMLIRPSNDEAEELGEGFDDHEIFNYGK from the exons ATGAGTTCAATTATAAACCTTGAGGAGGTTCCAGTTACACCCATGAAACGTGATCCTGCATGGAAGCATGTTCAGATGTTTAAGAATGGGAAGAAGGAGCAACTGAAGTGCATATATTGCAAGAAGTTGTTCAATGGTGGTGGCATTTATAGGGTTAAGGAACATCTTGCTTGTAGGAAGGGCAATGGATCCATTTGCAGTCTTGTTCCCAAGGATGTTACGTTTCATATGCAGCAGAGCTTGGAAGATAGTGGGACGAAGAAGATTAAGAAAGGGAAGAAGCAGAAGCAGCAGAAGCagcagaagaagcagaagaagcagaagatTGAGGAAGAGATCATGCCCTTGGTTTCAAATCAggtggatgagaatgatgaggtAGTGGATGCTCATGTTGGTGAGGGGATGAGTAAAAATGCAGcaacgaagaagaggaagaagcagaAGGCTGAAGAAGAAGAGACCATGGTTTCAAATCAGGTGTTTGAGAATCATGAGTTAGTGGTTGCTGGTGAGGGAATGAGTATAAATGTAGTGGATGCTCATGTTGGTGAGGGGATGAGTAAAAATGCAGcaacgaagaagaggaagaagcagaAGGCTGAAGAAGAAGAGACCATGGTTTCAAATCAGGTGTTTGAGAATCATGAATTAGTGGTTGCTGGTGAAGGAATGAGTATAAATGTAGAAATGACGAAGAACTCAACACCGATGCACTCTACAGATATTGATGCTGATTCTGAAGCTGTTCTTGCGGTGGAGAAAAATGCATTGGGTCCCAAAGGGTTTGACAATGACATTAAGACAGCAATAGGTCAGTTTTTGTATTATGTTGGTGCACCTTTTGATGCTGTGAACTCAGTCTATTTTAAACAGATGGTGGAGGCAATTTCTTCAAGGGGTTCGGGATTTGAGTGTCCCTCGCAGCATGAACTCCGCGGTTGGGTCCTGAAATACTCTGTGGAAGAAATGAAGAATGATGTAGAGAGGTGCAGGTTGAAATGGGGGAGGACAGGCTGTTCTATCTTGGTTGATCAGTTGACTACAGAAGCCGGTAGAGTGCTGCTAAATTTTTTTGCCTGTTTTCCCGATGGAATAATCTGTTTGAAAACCTTTGACTCAACCGAGATTTTTGTTCCTGCAAAGTGTTATGAGTTGATAAGACAAGTAGTAGAAGAAATTGGAGTTGGACATGTGCTGCAAGTGATTACACCAGGTGAAGAACTATATGCTGTTGCTGGTAAGTGGCTAACTGATACTTTTCCTACCCTTTTTTGGAGCCCTTCAGCAGCTTATTGCATTGATCTTATATTTGAAGATTTTGGAAATATTGAGTGGATTAGTATTGTGATTGAACAAGCTAGATCTATAACTAGATTTGTCTACAATTGTAGTGCAGTCTTGAGTATGGTTAGAAGGTATACTTTAGGGACTGATATTGTTGATCCTGCATTCTCACACTTGTCAACAAACTTTTCCACAATAAAACGATTTGTTGATCTCAAACACAAGTTACAGACCATGATCACATCTCAAGAGTGGATGGATTGTCCATACTCAAAGAAAGCAGAAGGTTTGGAAATGTTAGATATCCTGAGTGATAAAGTTTTTTGGTCCTCATGTCAAATGATCGTTCGTCTAACAGCTCCTCTCTTGGGGGTCCTGAGAATAGCTACTAGTGAGTTGAAACCTGCAATGGGATACATTTATGCTGGAATTTACCGGGCAAAAGAAGCTATTAAGAAAGCACTTGTtaagagggaggattatatggtGTACTGGAATATTATACATAACAGATGGGAAAGGTTGTGGAATCATCCCCTTCATGCTGCTGGCTTCTACCTTAATCCAAAGTTCTTCTATAGTATTCATGGGGATATGCAAAGTCAGATTCTCTCAAGGTTGTTTGATTGTATAGAGAGATTAGTTCCTGATACAAGAATCCAAGATAAAATTGTCAAGGAGATAACCTTATACAAGACTGCTGCTGGAGATTTCGGGAGAAAGATGGCAATCAGAGCTAGAAATAATCTGCTTCCTA CTGAATGGTGGTCAACATATGGAGGAGGCTGCCCCAACTTATCCCGTTTATCAATTCGTATTCTCAGTCAGACATGCAGTTTGCCAATGTACAAGAGAAACCAGATGTCTTTCGAACAAAAAGTGAATTCGGGGAATTTTATAGTAAGCCAACATATTAGCGATCTTGCCTTTGTTCAGCACAACTTACAATTAAGACAAAT GCTCACTAGCAAAGAACAAAATTTGAGTGATCCGTTATCTTTCAATAGCATTGGCATGGTTGAGGAGTGGATCAGGCCAAATGATTTACTCTTTGAAGAGAATGGGAGCTCATATTGGATGGTACTTGACCCTTCTGTTAACTCAATGCTCATAAGGCCATCAAATGATGAAGCTGAAGAATTGGGCGAAG GGTTTGATGATCATGAAATTTTCAATTATGGGAAATAG
- the LOC112801104 gene encoding uncharacterized protein isoform X2, with amino-acid sequence MSSIINLEEVPVTPMKRDPAWKHVQMFKNGKKEQLKCIYCKKLFNGGGIYRVKEHLACRKGNGSICSLVPKDVTFHMQQSLEDSGTKKIKKGKKQKQQKQQKKQKKQKIEEEIMPLVSNQVDENDEVVDAHVGEGMSKNAATKKRKKQKAEEEETMVSNQVFENHELVVAGEGMSINVVDAHVGEGMSKNAATKKRKKQKAEEEETMVSNQVFENHELVVAGEGMSINVEMTKNSTPMHSTDIDADSEAVLAVEKNALGPKGFDNDIKTAIGQFLYYVGAPFDAVNSVYFKQMVEAISSRGSGFECPSQHELRGWVLKYSVEEMKNDVERCRLKWGRTGCSILVDQLTTEAGRVLLNFFACFPDGIICLKTFDSTEIFVPAKCYELIRQVVEEIGVGHVLQVITPGEELYAVAAEWWSTYGGGCPNLSRLSIRILSQTCSLPMYKRNQMSFEQKVNSGNFIVSQHISDLAFVQHNLQLRQMLTSKEQNLSDPLSFNSIGMVEEWIRPNDLLFEENGSSYWMVLDPSVNSMLIRPSNDEAEELGEGFDDHEIFNYGK; translated from the exons ATGAGTTCAATTATAAACCTTGAGGAGGTTCCAGTTACACCCATGAAACGTGATCCTGCATGGAAGCATGTTCAGATGTTTAAGAATGGGAAGAAGGAGCAACTGAAGTGCATATATTGCAAGAAGTTGTTCAATGGTGGTGGCATTTATAGGGTTAAGGAACATCTTGCTTGTAGGAAGGGCAATGGATCCATTTGCAGTCTTGTTCCCAAGGATGTTACGTTTCATATGCAGCAGAGCTTGGAAGATAGTGGGACGAAGAAGATTAAGAAAGGGAAGAAGCAGAAGCAGCAGAAGCagcagaagaagcagaagaagcagaagatTGAGGAAGAGATCATGCCCTTGGTTTCAAATCAggtggatgagaatgatgaggtAGTGGATGCTCATGTTGGTGAGGGGATGAGTAAAAATGCAGcaacgaagaagaggaagaagcagaAGGCTGAAGAAGAAGAGACCATGGTTTCAAATCAGGTGTTTGAGAATCATGAGTTAGTGGTTGCTGGTGAGGGAATGAGTATAAATGTAGTGGATGCTCATGTTGGTGAGGGGATGAGTAAAAATGCAGcaacgaagaagaggaagaagcagaAGGCTGAAGAAGAAGAGACCATGGTTTCAAATCAGGTGTTTGAGAATCATGAATTAGTGGTTGCTGGTGAAGGAATGAGTATAAATGTAGAAATGACGAAGAACTCAACACCGATGCACTCTACAGATATTGATGCTGATTCTGAAGCTGTTCTTGCGGTGGAGAAAAATGCATTGGGTCCCAAAGGGTTTGACAATGACATTAAGACAGCAATAGGTCAGTTTTTGTATTATGTTGGTGCACCTTTTGATGCTGTGAACTCAGTCTATTTTAAACAGATGGTGGAGGCAATTTCTTCAAGGGGTTCGGGATTTGAGTGTCCCTCGCAGCATGAACTCCGCGGTTGGGTCCTGAAATACTCTGTGGAAGAAATGAAGAATGATGTAGAGAGGTGCAGGTTGAAATGGGGGAGGACAGGCTGTTCTATCTTGGTTGATCAGTTGACTACAGAAGCCGGTAGAGTGCTGCTAAATTTTTTTGCCTGTTTTCCCGATGGAATAATCTGTTTGAAAACCTTTGACTCAACCGAGATTTTTGTTCCTGCAAAGTGTTATGAGTTGATAAGACAAGTAGTAGAAGAAATTGGAGTTGGACATGTGCTGCAAGTGATTACACCAGGTGAAGAACTATATGCTGTTGCTG CTGAATGGTGGTCAACATATGGAGGAGGCTGCCCCAACTTATCCCGTTTATCAATTCGTATTCTCAGTCAGACATGCAGTTTGCCAATGTACAAGAGAAACCAGATGTCTTTCGAACAAAAAGTGAATTCGGGGAATTTTATAGTAAGCCAACATATTAGCGATCTTGCCTTTGTTCAGCACAACTTACAATTAAGACAAAT GCTCACTAGCAAAGAACAAAATTTGAGTGATCCGTTATCTTTCAATAGCATTGGCATGGTTGAGGAGTGGATCAGGCCAAATGATTTACTCTTTGAAGAGAATGGGAGCTCATATTGGATGGTACTTGACCCTTCTGTTAACTCAATGCTCATAAGGCCATCAAATGATGAAGCTGAAGAATTGGGCGAAG GGTTTGATGATCATGAAATTTTCAATTATGGGAAATAG